Genomic window (Lewinellaceae bacterium):
ACCAGAACCGTATCCTGGTCGGAGCAGGTTCCATCGGAGACCGTCAGGCTATAGGTTCCCGCAGCGTCCACCTCGCGGGTGGGGCCCGAGGAATTATCGTCCCAAAGGTAATAGAGGTAGCTGGTGTCCGCCTCCAGGATCACGATTCCACCTTCGCACAAGATCGTATCTTCCTGCAGCCCCGGGTCGGGCAAGGGCAGCACCATCAGGCCCGCCCAGGCCGTATCTCTGCAGCCGAAGAAATTGGTGACGACCACACTGTAAAGCCCTTCTTCCGAGGCCGAAAGCTGCCGTCCGGTAGAGTCATTGGACCAGAGGTAAGAAAAATGGTTGCCCGCATCCAGGATGGCCGTTTCGCCGGCACAGATTTCCTCAGGCCCTTCGATGGCGGCCTCCGGGGCAGGCGCGGCATTCACCAGGATATTTGCCGTGCCCTGGCAGCCGGCTTCGTCGGTCACGGTCAGGGTGTAAAACCCGGCCCGGGTGACCAGTATCGAATTGGAAGTTTCTCCGTTCGACCATACATAATCTACGTAAGGTTCGCTGATGGTGAGCACAGCCGAATCTCCGGGGCAAAGGTTGAGCGATCCGTCGATCTGAGGGGAAGGCACTTCGTTTTCCAGGACTTCTACCCTGTCTTCTGCCTGGCAGCCCACCTGATCGGTAACCGTCACGCTATAAATGCCGGCTGCATCGATGAGAATCTCTTCGGTGTCGAGCCCGTTGTTCCAACTGTAAACATAAGGCCCGGCGCCGGCGTTGAGCGCCAGCTCGCCGTCTTCGCAGAGGATCAGAGTATCCGGCAATACGGCCTGGGGCAGGGGCTGCACCTCAACAGCGAGTGTATCATAGCCTTCACAGCCCAGCCCATTGGTGATGGTTACCGTATATATGCCTTCGGAGGATACCGGTATGGAACTGACGGTGTCGCCGGTCGACCAGAGGTAGGAGCTGTAACCCGGCCCAGCAAAAAGGGTGTCCGTCGCCCCTTCGCAGATCAGGCTTTCGCCGGCGATGGTTACCGGGGTAGGTTCTAATTCTTCGATCAGAAAAGCGTAATTGCCGATACAACCATTGCTGTCCATCACCACTACGCTGTATTCTCCGGTGGCATCGAAAGTTTCGGTGGGCAACTGGCTTCCGGTCGACCAGCTGATGCTGTCGTAATTGCTCGGGGCCAGGCTGAGGGTGGACGAGGTGTTTTGGCAGAAATAAAGGTTGCCGGTGATTGTGGGTTCAGGTATGGGGTTGGAAGCCACTTCCATATCCTGGCTGTTGGTGCAGCCGTTGGCGTCGGTAACGGTGAGGCTGTACGTACCAGGCAGGGATACTTCTATCGTTTGGGTATTGCTGTCATCCGACCAGTTGTAAGCCGCGAAGCCCGGCCCGGGATCGAGGACGAGGCTCTCGTTTTCACAAAAAGAAAGGGCTAAGGGAAGGGGGATCACGGGCTGGCTGACCAGTTCCACCAAAAGAGTATCCGCAGCGGTGCACCCCTCGGCATTGGCCACCGTGACGCTGTAGGCGCCGCCGTCATTGATCAGCAACTGCTGCCGGGTGGAATTGTCCTGCCACCGGTAGGAGCCAAACGGCCCGCCGCCGACAGTGAGAATAACGGCAGTGCCTTCACAGAGCGAACCGGGCCCGGAGATAACGGGCTGAGGGTCAGTGTAGGCCGCCACATCCAGGCTGCCGGCGCCCTCGCACCCATTGTCATCGACGACGGTCACAGAATAGGAACCTGGACCATCGATGCTGAGTTCGGCACCGGCGCTTCCGTCCGACCACAGGTAGGAAAAATAATTGCCCGCCTGCAGGCTGGCCGAAGCGCCCGGGCAGAGGCCATCCGGGCCGGCAATAACCGGTTGGGGAAGGCTGAATTCATCCAGGTCGAGGCCGGCGGTTTCCGAACAGCCAAAGGAATCGGTGGCTTCAACAGTATAGCTGCCGCTGCTTGTCACCGGCAGCACCGGCCCGATGGCGCCGTTCTGCCACTCGTAAATTTCAAAGCCGGGAGTGGCCTGCAGGAAAATGGTATCTCCCGTACAAAGCACCGAATTGCCCAGCACGTTGAGGTTGAGGGTAAGGGCCGGCAATTCCAGGACGCTTAAGGTATCTGCTCCTGAACAGCCTTCCACGTTGGTTACCGTGATGCTGTACTCCCCGGTGCCTTCAACCAGGATGGAAGGTGCGGGCGAACTGGTCGACCATTGATAAGTATCGAAGATGGGGTCGACCGCCAAAGCGGTGCTGGAGCCGAAGCAGATGGTATCGGGCCCGAAAATCTCGGGCTCAACGCCTGGCAAGGCTGCGACCTCAAGGGTATCGGCGCCGCGGCAACCGTATTCATCCCATACCTCGATTGTGTAAATCCCCGGATCGGAGGTATTGAACTGAGGCATGAATTCGCCGTTCGACCAAAGATAAGCGGAGTAGATCGGAAATACGCCGAGAGAAGCTTCCACTCCGGGGCAGAGCCCCGGAGGGCCCTGGATTACAGGGTCGGGCAACGCCACTTCGATGATGTTTATCGATGCCGTTCCGAAACAGCCATTGGAATCCACGACTTCCACCGTATAATCGCCGGCCTCCGTTACCGGGAGGTAGCGGCCAATGCCGCCGTTTGACCATTGATAAGAAAGGAAGCCGGGCCCGGCGTCCAGAAAGGTGGTGTCTCCGGCACATAAAGCCGTATCTCCCAGTATTTCGAGCTGAGGCAGCGGGTGTTCGACAACATCTACCTCCCTGGCAATCGCGCAATTGCCGCCGGCCGCCGTCACGGTGACCGAATACAGCCCGCCGGCGGTTACTTCAATGCTCTCGCCGGTGCTGGTATCCGACCATTGGTAATCGCCAAAACCGGAGCTTGCCGCCAGAGTGATGGTGTCGCCGCTGCAGAAAGAAACCGGGCCGCTAACGCTGAAGGCGGGCGTGGGCAGCACTTCCAGGCGGAGGGTATCGTAATGGATGCAATCGCCGCTTTCTACGGAAAGGATGTATGCGATGGTGCCCGAGAAACCATCCGGGAAGGCAACGGTAGGTTGGGGGCTGTTGGGGTCGTCCAGGTAAGCCTCTTCCCCACCGGTGCCCGTCCAGGTATAAGTTTCATATCCGGTGGTAAAAGTGGCGCTGCCGATGAGCTGGAAGGGAACGTCTCCACTGCAGACGGTGGTGTCGCGCCCGGCGAAGACCACTATGTCTTCGCAATTGGGGTTGACCAGGCAGTTGAGGTACGGCGCGGCGCTGCCTCCGAAAGAGATATTGAAACCTTCAGAAAGGGAAGCTTCATCAAAAAATTCGTTGACGTACAGGTAAAAACCCTGTCCGGGATAAACCGCCAGAGGCGCCAGGTAACCGTTGCCAAACGGGCCTTCGCTTACATCTGTCTCGCCGTTGCCCAGCCCGGTCTGCGGGCAGAACCCGCAACTGTACTGTGGGCTGTCAAAGACCCAGGCATAACTGCACCGCACCGGGCTTCCGAGGCTATCGCAGGGCGTATCGGCTCCGTAAAGAGAAAAATCATAGTCGATCTCTCCATCCTGTACCGGGTCGATGGTAAACTCGATGATGCTGCTGTCGGGCATGTCCGGCCGGAAGCTGAAATAGAGCCACACACTCTCCGTTTCTCCGGTGAGTTGGCAATCTCCCAGCTGATTATTGGAGCTGTTGAAATCGGGCGCTCCAGGGCCTCCTTCCAGCGTGATGAGCCGATCCCCGCACACGACAATGGCCCCGGAGCAATCGGCCGTCACTTGCGCCTCCAGGAAGAATGGGAAAAAAACGGCCAAGAACAATAAACGGTTTGTGAGTTTCCTGCACCTCATTTCGATAGTTTTTGCTATTCCGGCAAAACCGGTTTTTGATGCCAGCCAGTTAATCGCCATGCATCACGGGACCACGATTTGGACTATGTTCAGGGGTGCATTTTTCACGAAAAAACACAAGCGTTTCTTCGCGATACTGGGGAAGAAGAGCACAACAAAATCCCGGGGGGGAGCGGATTTGATCTCAAATATACAAAACAAAGATAATTTTTTATTTGATAAATCTGGCATCCCCATGCCATAAACCCGGCATTCCGATACTTTACTTAGTGTTGGAACAGAAAACGGTTTAGATTAAGGCTTTTTTCAGCGTGCTTGTTTACCATGAGTGGCAACTATCCGAAGAGTTCAGAACCCATTGGAGGAAAGACCCCCGCCGGTTCGCTTGCCCATAGCGCAAAAATATTTTTTTACTCCCCCGAAGGTAAGACCCATTCAAAAACGGAAGCGCTGCTCAGGGGAGAAAAATTTACAGGCCCTCATTCCAAGCCCCGGCGTTTCATTTCGCTTCGGACCAGTTGAAATTCCCTGCCCATGTCGCCGGTAACGGAGCTGTTCTCCTGGGCCCGGCGGATCAGGTAAGGCACCACCTCGCGGACGGGCCCGTAGGGCACGTATTTGGCGACGTTGAAGCCCTCTTTTGCCAGGTTGAAAGTAATGTTGTCGCTCATCCCGTAGAGCTGGCAGAAATTCAGGTGGGGATGGTTTCGGGGAAGGCCTTTGCGGCTGATCAACTCCGACTGCAGCAGGTTGCTTTCCAGGTTGTGGGAAGCATTGCAGGAAGCGATGTGTTCGTAATTGTCCACGCAGAAGCGCAGGGCCATGTCGTAGGCATCGTCGGTGGCGGCCTTATTGGGGTGAATGGGTGAAGGATAGCCCATTTTTTCCGCCCGCTCGCGCTCTTTTTCCATATAGGCGCCCCGCACCAGCTTGGCGCCGAGCAGATATCCGCCTTTTCTGGCCTGGTTGTAGGCGTCGATGAGAAACTGCAGGCGGTCTTTTCGGTACAACTGGAACGTGTTGTAAACCACCGCCGCTTCCCGGTTGTAGCGCCGCATCATTATCGTCACCAGATGGTCGATGCTGTCCTGTATCCAACTTTCTTCCGCGTCAAAAAATACGCCTACTCCTTTGCGGGCGGCGACGTGGCAGACCGAGTCCAGCCGTTTGAGCACGCTCTTGTATTCCTTGCGGCTTTCCCGGGTGAAGGATTCCCCTTGCTGCATGGCCTCCAACAGCCCGAAACGGGCCATGCCGGTAATTTTGGTGCTTACCACCGGAATGTGCTCCGAACGGGAAGCGAACTCGATCGCCCGGATCGTCTCGTTCATGGTGTGGTTGAAATCCTCCTCTTTTTCCTTGGCCTCCGCTCCATAGTCCAGGATAGTCAGGCAACGCTGCCCGGCCAGCCGGTCGATGGCCCCCTGGCAATCCAGCAGCGTAGTGCCGCCGCAAAACTGTTCGAAAATGGTGCGTTTCACCACCGACTCCACAAAGGGCAGGTGCAGGCGTACCGCCGCCAGGCCCAGGCGGGAGCCGATCCCTACCAGCCAGTGCTTGTTCATCAGGCCAAAAAGCCAGGCGGCCTTTTTCAGCTCAGCGTCCGATTTGATCGCAAAAGCAGCCCTGGTGTCCGTAAAATCAACGGCCGCCTGCTCTCTTCCCTCCATGATCGCTTGCACCATTTCTCTGATGTATTTTATATCCTTGACAGGTTTACCTATCTCTTTCATTAGCAGGCCTGGATTTTAATGTGATGGGTATAATGGCATGAGCGAGTGCTTGGGCACTGCGCCGCCTTTACCATAATTGACGCAAAATAAGTCAGGAATTCCAAATTTCCCAAGCTTTTTCTGCTTGCAATTGCAGCATCTCCAGGCCATTGTGCACCGCCGCTCCCCGCTGAATCCCCCTGGCCATAAATTTCGTCTCCTCGGGGTTGTAGACCAAATCGTACAGCAGGTGCTGCGGGCCGATGTATTGGAAAGGTATCTCAGGGCAGGTTTCTGTTTGGGGGGACATGCCCAAAGGCGTTGTATTGACGATTAAACGGCAATTCTGCACCAGGGTTTCATTTAATTCCAGATAAGTGAGCTGCCCCGGTTTTTTATTGCGGGATACCAGGCGGAAACCAATACCCGTTTTTCGCAAAACATACTGCACGGCCTTTGACGCTCCTCCTGTGCCCAGGATTAAAGCCTGCAGGCCGCCGGGAGAGGCGCCGTTGCCCTCCAGAAATTGCAGCAACGATTGCTCGAAGCCGAAAACATCGGTGTTGTAGCCGGCAAGCCGTCCGCCGTTTACTTTTATGGTATTGACGGCGCCTACCTCCGCCGCGCCTTCCTCCAGTTCATCCAGATAGGCCATGACCTGTTGTTTGTAGGGAATGGTTACGTTGATGCCGCGCAGGTTGGGATGGGCGCTCAGCAGGGCAGGGAATTGTTTGATGTTTTCCAGCGGAAACAGTTCGTAACGGCAACCTTCAATGCCTTCCCGACGGAATTTTTCACTGAAGTACCGCCTGGAGAAGGAATGCGACAAGGGGTAGCCGATCAGGCCGTAGAGGTGAGTGAGCATTTTTTAGGCAAAGGTTGTTATTTGTTTTCAATTTAGGGTGTAGGCAGGTCGGAGTACAAAAAACTTTCCTTATCCCCAGGCAGCCATGCGGTCAGGATGATCGCGGCACGAATTTGGCGTAGATATCCAGGCTGATAAACCGGCCGTTTTTCACCTCGCAATCTATCAAGGTTCCTTCCAGCTTGAAATCCAGTTTTTTCAGGGCTTTTTTACAATTCCAGTTGTCGCTTTCAACGAAGCCTTCAATGCGGTGCAGGCCCATCTCGCCGAATCCGTAGTCGCAGATCAGGGGCATGGCTTCCGTCATGACGCCCTTACCCCAATATTCGGGCAACAACCAGAAGCCGATCTCCGCCTTCTGGTGTTCGTGGCTCCAGTCGTTGAAGCCGCCGGCGCCGAAGAAGGCGCCATCTTCAACGGAGGTTATCGCCCACCAAATGCCAGTTCGATCAGTTTCCAAACTAGCGAACCAATCCATTTGCGCCTGAGTAGCTTCGAGGGAATCATAATGCACGCCGTAGTATTTTATGACGCCCGGATGAGATAAGCCGTAGAAAACCATATCGATGTCTTCCTGCCGGAACTGGCGCAGGCACAACCGTTCGGTTTTCAGCACAGGAAAGGAATTATCCATTTTTGCCTCTTTTTATTTTTTCGGTTAATAGCCCTAATACCATTCATCCTTCCCCGGCTCAAAATCGATCTTTGAGCAAGGGCTTTCTCCATCCTGCCCCTGGCAGAAACAGTGTTTTCCAAACGGGCAGGCGGCGCCCTCCTCGCAAAAATCAACCACCACCCACCCGCAGGTGACGATGGGCAGTTTTTTTTCCAGCACGTTCACTAACACGGGATAGGCCGCTTCGGCCGGCACACATTCCGGCAGGAAGAGGTCGAGGTGCCAGGAACGGTACAGGGCCTGCAGGGCGGCGGCGAGGTGTTCCAGTTGGGTGGAAGCAAGGCGTTCAGCCGGCGGAAAAGCCTCCGGGGCCAGGCCGCAGCGTTCGCCAAAGGTGGTTTTCGGATCGTCGATGAGGAGTTGGCGGGCTTCGGCCAACCAGGATTCGGGGCCGGGAGCGGCTGCTTCCAGCTCCTCCCGGCTCCTCATGGCCTGTCGGATGTCCGCATGCAGGTATTGCAGGTATCGGGACAGCATGTTGTTTTCATTTGATGATTGGAATACCTTCAATTTGCAGGAAATTCCGGCAACATGCCAGGGCAATTGCGTAAACGGCCTGCTTTTTCCAGTGGATGGCCCGATTGTTTGCTTCAATTCAATAGAGTGCGTGACAAAAAAGCGGGGTTGCGGCAGGGCAACGAAGTCGAAAGTCGTCAGACGACTCAAAGTCGTCAGACGACTGCCTTAAAACCCGCGAATATGTCACGCACTCAATTCAATATTTCGCTCAAAAGAGCCCGGAATGAAACGGACTGATACATGCCTTGCGCATCGTGCCCTACGCCGACGACGACGACCTTTCGGCTGCGGTGAACCCCGCCGTGATTGGCCTCCATCAACGAATAGATATGCTCTCCCCGCCTGAAGCGGTTGGCCCCCAGGAGCACGGCCTCGCAATCGGCCGTATTGAGCGTTCCGGTAGTGCTGGTATCCAGGGTGCCCAGGAGGTAGACTACCTGGCGCTCGATGACCTGTTGGTCGACAACGCTCTCGCCAATACCGTTGAGGTAATCCGGCGGGTTGACAAAGCCCAAAGGCCAGCGGTTGAAGGCCGGGCAGCCGGTTGGCGCCACAAACTGGCCGGCGCTCTCATCATAACGCACATCGTCCGGATAGTAGAAATACTGGCTATTCGCAACGATGTAATGGAATGCAATTCCGGGATAAAGGCCTTCGGCTTTATTGGCGGCTGCATAAGCCTGCGCAAACAAGGCGCCGGATGAATGCCCGGTTATCACTACTTTTTCCAGGGCCGGAAAATGGCTCTTATCCGCCAGTTGAGCAAGCATCTGATCCATCACCTCAAAAGAACTGATGCCGCTGGCATCGCCGGAGTTCTGCCCTTCCCGCCAGTTGGATGTGCTCCAGTACAGCTCGCCGGCGCCGGCATCGGCATCGCTTTTGAAAAAGGGCGCCATCAGGATGGTGTTGCCATCCAGGCCTTCATTGCGCAGGGTGGCCATCATATAGGTGAAATAATTGCCCGCATCCCGGTTTTGGCCATGGGTGACGACGACGGCGTATTTAAGCTTCTCCCAGCGGGCATTTTCCTGATAGGCGGGATAACTGCTGTAAAAATCAAAATTGCCGGCCGCTCCCGCACCGTTGGAGATGACGGCGGTTTGCAAACAAGCATCGGTGGCGGCGATACAGGGCTCCGTTTCCGTGATGGTTCCCCCGTCTACGGTAGTAAAGTTAATGGACACTTCCTTGTCCAGCACTTCGCCGTTTTGCCCCAGGGCGCCCCTGGCTACTTTCAAAGCATAAACCGTATGGAATGCCAGCCCGCTGGCCGATACGATTGCTTTAGAAGTGGCGTTCGCATAACTGAAACCGGGCTGGGCCGCCCCGGAGGCAGCGGACAGCGAAAAAGCAGATTCGAATTGTTCAACATCCAGCGCGGCCGAAAAAGACAGTTCAAAGACCGCATCTGCCGGCACGTTGATCGTGCCGTCCACCAGGTTGATGCCATTGGCGGTAACGGCCAACAGGGAAAGGGGCCGCTCTCCAACTTCTTCTTTGCTGCAGGCAGGCAGCAATGCTGCCAAAACAAGCAACTGGAGGGCGGCCCGAAAATAATCGGTAGTGGTTTTGATCATCATGAAATTTTAGCGGTTCTCCAATTAAATTAATTCCCAGTGACTAATAGTTACAATTCCCAAACTGCTTTCCGAGCGCCATCCTCTTTGAGTCAGATAAAATGTGCGCCGTTTGATTTGCATTTGATTTGCGGGTTACAGCATAGCCGCACAACACTACACAGCAGCCATTGCTCCCGTAAGTCAAAAATCAAACGTCAAAAATCCCAGATTCTCCCTAAAAGCCCGTCCCATCCGTCCGCGTTCCCGGCGAAAAGAGCAGGGCGCTGTTGGCGTCAGTGTGCAGGGTGAAATCCCCTTCAATATCAGGCGACCTCGTCACCGATTGATCCGCTCCAAAATCGAGCCCGGCGCCATCGGTAGCTGTATCAAAGGCAAGAAAAACATTCCCCTGCTCGTCTTTGATGACAATCATGTCGCCGGCATTGTTCAGGTTCATATTGCCTGTGGTGGCAACGCCAACCATGGCGCCGCCAAAATCGCCGGAAGGCATGCCACCGCCAAACAGCACATATACCCCGCCCGGCGGAATGACGGTGCCTGGAGGAAAGATATGCCGGGGCTCGTTGGCAGCCAGCATATCTTCGTCGAAGAGCGTATAGCCGCTCAGGTCCACTTCCTGGTCGGAATCGTTGACGAACTCGATGAACTCGTCTTCGGATGCGCTGCGCGTGCCGTCGCCGTTCGCGTCTCCCGCATCGCCGGAGGGCGGGTCAAACAACACCTCGTTGATGAGAAAACCCAGGCCCGGATCGCCGCCGCCGCCGCTGAAATTGGAACCATCGGCTTTCGTTCCCGGAGAAAAGAGCAGGGCGCTGTTGGCGTCAGTATGCAGCTTGAACCCGCCGTTAATGTCCGGCGACCGCGTTACCGACTGGTCGGAGCCAAAATCGAGCCCGGCACCGTCGGTGGAAGTATCAAAAGTAAGGAAAATATTCCCCTGCTCGTCTTTGATGATGATCCTGTCGCCGGCATTGTTCAGGTTCATATTGCCCGTCGTGGAAACGCCAACCAGGGCGCCGCCAAAATCGCCGGAAGGAGAACCACCTCCGAACAACACATATACCCCGCCCGGCGGAATGACGGTGCCTGGAGGAAAGGTATGCCGGGGCTCGTTGGCAGCCAGCATATCTTCGTCGAAGAGCGTATAGCCGCTCAGGTCCACTTCCTGGCCGGAATCGTTGACAAACTCGATGAACTCGTCTTCGGAAGCGCTGCGCGTGCCGTCGCCGTTCGCATCGCCGGCATCGCCGGA
Coding sequences:
- a CDS encoding gliding motility-associated C-terminal domain-containing protein — translated: MAVFFPFFLEAQVTADCSGAIVVCGDRLITLEGGPGAPDFNSSNNQLGDCQLTGETESVWLYFSFRPDMPDSSIIEFTIDPVQDGEIDYDFSLYGADTPCDSLGSPVRCSYAWVFDSPQYSCGFCPQTGLGNGETDVSEGPFGNGYLAPLAVYPGQGFYLYVNEFFDEASLSEGFNISFGGSAAPYLNCLVNPNCEDIVVFAGRDTTVCSGDVPFQLIGSATFTTGYETYTWTGTGGEEAYLDDPNSPQPTVAFPDGFSGTIAYILSVESGDCIHYDTLRLEVLPTPAFSVSGPVSFCSGDTITLAASSGFGDYQWSDTSTGESIEVTAGGLYSVTVTAAGGNCAIAREVDVVEHPLPQLEILGDTALCAGDTTFLDAGPGFLSYQWSNGGIGRYLPVTEAGDYTVEVVDSNGCFGTASINIIEVALPDPVIQGPPGLCPGVEASLGVFPIYSAYLWSNGEFMPQFNTSDPGIYTIEVWDEYGCRGADTLEVAALPGVEPEIFGPDTICFGSSTALAVDPIFDTYQWSTSSPAPSILVEGTGEYSITVTNVEGCSGADTLSVLELPALTLNLNVLGNSVLCTGDTIFLQATPGFEIYEWQNGAIGPVLPVTSSGSYTVEATDSFGCSETAGLDLDEFSLPQPVIAGPDGLCPGASASLQAGNYFSYLWSDGSAGAELSIDGPGSYSVTVVDDNGCEGAGSLDVAAYTDPQPVISGPGSLCEGTAVILTVGGGPFGSYRWQDNSTRQQLLINDGGAYSVTVANAEGCTAADTLLVELVSQPVIPLPLALSFCENESLVLDPGPGFAAYNWSDDSNTQTIEVSLPGTYSLTVTDANGCTNSQDMEVASNPIPEPTITGNLYFCQNTSSTLSLAPSNYDSISWSTGSQLPTETFDATGEYSVVVMDSNGCIGNYAFLIEELEPTPVTIAGESLICEGATDTLFAGPGYSSYLWSTGDTVSSIPVSSEGIYTVTITNGLGCEGYDTLAVEVQPLPQAVLPDTLILCEDGELALNAGAGPYVYSWNNGLDTEEILIDAAGIYSVTVTDQVGCQAEDRVEVLENEVPSPQIDGSLNLCPGDSAVLTISEPYVDYVWSNGETSNSILVTRAGFYTLTVTDEAGCQGTANILVNAAPAPEAAIEGPEEICAGETAILDAGNHFSYLWSNDSTGRQLSASEEGLYSVVVTNFFGCRDTAWAGLMVLPLPDPGLQEDTILCEGGIVILEADTSYLYYLWDDNSSGPTREVDAAGTYSLTVSDGTCSDQDTVLVVLQPAPQPVVTGSATVCPGEEVALEVLGDWPGLAWSNGATGSAITVGEPGTYTVTVEDSLGCPGTGSALVEHFETIPAAIIGDAGFCPGDSASLGLSSAYADYLWSTGSTAASISVNSAGVYAVTVTDDNGCADWVSLPVSAYAPPLPNIGGETIFCEGGSAQVFVFGTFASYAWSNGETTKLATVFAGGDYTVTVTNDNGCRAAASIAVAEQPLPVLTVQGTRFCPGDSTELYVEEPYSSYLWQNGAQSPSIVVDAPGAYGLTVTDELGCEGSVSAQVEEWPAPQPEIIGGTPICLGVGATTNLSLDSAYQEVLWNTGEQTDTIAVDSTGLYFVTVTDANGCQGTAEFDLRALPAPALEILGDSAFCQNSATVLEAVTTGDSLQWSTGATGPQVTASQPDTYSVTAFGSNGCQTTASIQVEEIALPLIDAGGDQAIDCREQPVQLGHPSNPSDGLVYTWSGPGINDDNRNLPMPWVTEPGTYTVEAVTAAYQCRSMPAEVAVADLRYEPDAVLLEADTLDCSTPTVELSGQGSAQGNNIAYQWYTGSGALLNGETGLSLTVSQTGMYTLVVTDNATGCTASAAAEVVEGYSYPQVDAGPEGLLNCDITSLQLSGRVISTSSSLVFTWATADGRILEGGSGLRPLVDAPGLYVLTVEDLDTGCEASDTVRVRQDIQAPVADAGESREIDCLNQEAQLDGGNSSQGTGFRYEWRAENGFFEGGTLYPTVNLPGTYYLTVTNLENGCSSADEVSVLETDDYLTGMEVDAIDPLCFGDNNGLIAVTEVRGGTGPFLFSINGEPFMSQQQFPNLAAGAYDIRVQDAAGCEYSIGVLLEEGNDVQVRLGDDLDLGLGDVVTLQALTNLVSEEIMDVIWSYPVDTFPCLDEDCLAKELRMKESALITATVVDSNGCRGSDELHLILRKDRKVYIPNAFSPNNDGPNDNFTIFADMGQVVRIRRLLIMDRWGEKVFDRPDFLPNNPELGWDGTLRGQTLNPAVFAYFAEIEFVDGEVVLFKGSISLLR
- a CDS encoding lamin tail domain-containing protein — translated: MKLLQRAATFTRLAFIILIAFALSCKKEDATSVDDTLFVLSKTINGAKAENGAVDVDTDVEIELIFSHTLNTGSFEPALSFTSPSGAASFSLAYSNTNSTVTIVNTAPLENETVYTVAVSPGAWGAGGEELKEPFSLSFTTEPFVPANVTLSADVASIDEAGGTATVTATLSDPLDKDVTVVLAFGGTAMGGGLDYTVSATSVAIPAGEASASITIDGVQDNEIEGIETIEIAISSIENAVEITPQEISIAINDDDIDSNGDGVPDQGFLINEVLFDPPSGDAGDANGDGTRSASEDEFIEFVNDSGQEVDLSGYTLFDEDMLAANEPRHTFPPGTVIPPGGVYVLFGGGSPSGDFGGALVGVSTTGNMNLNNAGDRIIIKDEQGNIFLTFDTSTDGAGLDFGSDQSVTRSPDINGGFKLHTDANSALLFSPGTKADGSNFSGGGGDPGLGFLINEVLFDPPSGDAGDANGDGTRSASEDEFIEFVNDSDQEVDLSGYTLFDEDMLAANEPRHIFPPGTVIPPGGVYVLFGGGMPSGDFGGAMVGVATTGNMNLNNAGDMIVIKDEQGNVFLAFDTATDGAGLDFGADQSVTRSPDIEGDFTLHTDANSALLFSPGTRTDGTGF
- a CDS encoding shikimate dehydrogenase, whose product is MLTHLYGLIGYPLSHSFSRRYFSEKFRREGIEGCRYELFPLENIKQFPALLSAHPNLRGINVTIPYKQQVMAYLDELEEGAAEVGAVNTIKVNGGRLAGYNTDVFGFEQSLLQFLEGNGASPGGLQALILGTGGASKAVQYVLRKTGIGFRLVSRNKKPGQLTYLELNETLVQNCRLIVNTTPLGMSPQTETCPEIPFQYIGPQHLLYDLVYNPEETKFMARGIQRGAAVHNGLEMLQLQAEKAWEIWNS
- a CDS encoding proline dehydrogenase family protein, with product MKEIGKPVKDIKYIREMVQAIMEGREQAAVDFTDTRAAFAIKSDAELKKAAWLFGLMNKHWLVGIGSRLGLAAVRLHLPFVESVVKRTIFEQFCGGTTLLDCQGAIDRLAGQRCLTILDYGAEAKEKEEDFNHTMNETIRAIEFASRSEHIPVVSTKITGMARFGLLEAMQQGESFTRESRKEYKSVLKRLDSVCHVAARKGVGVFFDAEESWIQDSIDHLVTIMMRRYNREAAVVYNTFQLYRKDRLQFLIDAYNQARKGGYLLGAKLVRGAYMEKERERAEKMGYPSPIHPNKAATDDAYDMALRFCVDNYEHIASCNASHNLESNLLQSELISRKGLPRNHPHLNFCQLYGMSDNITFNLAKEGFNVAKYVPYGPVREVVPYLIRRAQENSSVTGDMGREFQLVRSEMKRRGLE
- a CDS encoding GNAT family N-acetyltransferase yields the protein MDNSFPVLKTERLCLRQFRQEDIDMVFYGLSHPGVIKYYGVHYDSLEATQAQMDWFASLETDRTGIWWAITSVEDGAFFGAGGFNDWSHEHQKAEIGFWLLPEYWGKGVMTEAMPLICDYGFGEMGLHRIEGFVESDNWNCKKALKKLDFKLEGTLIDCEVKNGRFISLDIYAKFVPRSS